The genome window CTTCCGCGGCTCGTCATGCATGCGGAAGCTTGCATCGACCCGGTAGGCGAACTCGGCCCCCCGGAGCTCCGTCCTGCCGCTCTTCTGACGTACCTCGGTCGCTCCCTCCTCGTCGACAAGACCTTCCCCCGCGTATTTGGCTGAAGCGGCAACCGCCTTCCTGCTCGGCGCAATCTCCCCATCGCGCAGAGCGCTGAAGTCGATCGCCAGATAGGCGTTGCTGGCCGCGTTGACGATGTAAGCCTCGTTGGCGGCCAGCCTTTTTTGGGCAGCCGCCTGCAGTGCGGCGGGATCGACTTTTTTGCCTTGGGCGAGCAGCTCGTGTTCCAGATGTTCGGCGATCTCCTCAACCAGGAAAGGGGGGGCCTCACGGCTGATCGACCAGCGATCGCTGGGGAGCTCTACCTTCAGGACTACGCCGGAAACCAGCTGCAGCGTCTCCGCCGGCAGCGAAAGGGGGAGTGTAAACAAAAAAACCAAAGACAACCAGAGCGCTTTTCGCATAGACACCTCAGCGGAAGTAGAGTTATGCATTCAATCTAGCAGAAGTCGGCCGGGTGACAAGCACTGCCCAAGGATTCCTCATGGGAAGGGCGGCGGACGCTAAGCACCGAGGCGCAGAACGGTCACGCTTTCGGTGTGGTAGGTCTGGGGAAAGAGATCGAAGGGGCGGGCCGAGACCACTTCATACCCCCCGTGCAGCAGGGGGACCAGGTCCCGGGCCAGGGTCGGGGGATCGCAGGAGACGTAGATGACCCGCGGCGGCCGCAAGCGCACCAGCTCCCGCACCACCTCATAGGCGCCGGTACGCGGCGGATCGAGCACGACCAGATCGAAGGCCTGCATGGCCGCGACCTCCCGGATCGCCGACTCGGCCGGCCGGGACTGAAAGCGGACACGGCCAAGACCGTTGGCCCGGGCGTTGAATTCGGCCTGCCGGATGGCGGGTGCGTAGTTTTCGATGCCGACGACCTCCCCGGCCTGCAAAGCCAGCGGCAGGGAGAAGTTGCCCATGCCGCAGAAGAGGTCGAGGACCCTCTCCCGCCCGGTCAGGGCGGCCGCGGAACACACCTCCCCGACCAGCTGCCGGTTCTGCTCCAGATTGACCTGGGCAAAGCCGCCGGCGCCGTAGGCGAGCCGCAGGCTCCCCGCCCCGAGGGGCAGGATGTGCAGGGCATCCTCGCCGCAGACCCGCAGCAGGGTCTCCTTGCGGCCGCACTGCATGAACAGGGAAATTCCGGCCTGCTCGGCCAGCGGCCGCAGATAATCGGCCAGTGCCGCGGCCGCCGTCCCCAGGGCATGCACGGTGACCCGCACCCGCCCCTCGTCGTCGACCTCCATGTCGACCTGGGGGACCAGGTGAGGGAAGGAGGAGTCCGGCAGCCACCGCCGGAACAGCGTCAGAACATCGTTCAGGCGGGGAGCGGCGATGGGACAGGACGCCACATCGATGACGTAATGGGTGCCGCGGCGATAGAACCCCATGACGAAACCGGCTTCGGTCTGCCGGCACTTGAACTGGACCCGGCTGCGGTAGCCCCACTCATCCGGAGCCGGCACCAGGGGCCGCAGCACGGACGCCTCGATTTTCGCCTGGCGCTGCAGGGTTTCGGCGAAGATGCGCTCCTTCCAGTTGCACTGCTCGCCATAGGGGAGATGCTGCCACTGGCAGCCGCCGCAGTCGCCGAATACCGGACAGGGCGGTGCGCGCCGCTGCGGCGCCGCGGCGAGCAGTTCGACCAGTTCCGCCTCGGCATAGCGCTTGCGGTCCTGCACGATCCGGCAGCGAATCTGGTCGCCGGGGGCGGTCAAGGGGACGAAAACCGCCTTGCCGTCGAGGCGCCCCACGCCGCTGCCCCCGAAGGCCAGGGCATCGATAGAGAGCCGCTCGCTCATTGGCCGGGCCAATGCGGACGACGACCGTGCCGACGGCGCTCGAGTTCGACGGCAATGAACCTGCCGGGGAAGGCGGGGACAGACAGATAGGGCAGCGAACTGCGGATGAAACTGTCCATGAGCGCCTCGCGGGTCCGTTCCACCGCCTCTCCGGCGACCCCCATCTTCTCCAGCCTGCGGACGAAGACCACTTCGCTGCCCAGCACGGCGCGGGCAGCCTGCAGCGCTGCGGCGGGGTCGGTCGAGCCGGCAAAGTTATCCAGATGCAGCGCCACACGGCAGCGGGCCTCGATATAAACCCGGTGATAATCACCGAAATAGCGGTTCGATCGGTCGAAAAATTCGACGGTCAGGCCGTTGTCCAGCCGCACGCTGCGCAGGGTGGCTTCCATTTCCTTCCTCACTTCTGCTTTCCGTCTTCCGCCTTTTTCCGTTCCCCCTCGATCCAGTCGAGGCGGCTCCACAGACCGTGCAGGATGCGCACCTCACGGTCGTTGAGGCCGGCCCGGCCGAAGATCCGGCGAAACGTATGGAGGATATGCTCGGGGTTCTGCGGATCGAGAAAACCGATCTCCAGCAGGGTCCGCTTCATGTGTCCGTACATCCCTTCGAGCACCTTCCCGGTCGCCAGGCGCTTGCGGCCGGTGCTTTTGCCGGCAGCCTCGCCTCTGGCTTTCGCCGTCTCGTAGAGACAGAGGGTGACTGCCTGGGCCAGGTTCATGGACGGCAGCTCGTCGCTGGTGGGGATGGTGATGAAGCGCTGGCAGAGGTCGAGTTCGGCGGTGTGCAGACCCTTGTCCTCCCGGCCGAAAACCAGCGCCACCCTCCCCTTCTCCGTCCAGGGGAGAAGCTGGCGGGCCGCCTCGTCGGGATGGAGGAAATCCTCCCGGTACTTGCCGAAACGCCGGGTGGTTCCAAGCGCCAGCTGACAGTCGGCCAGGGCCGACGGCAGGTCCGGAAAAACCGTGGCGGCCTCAAGCAGGCGGCCGGCCTTGACCGCCATCCGCCGCGCCTCATCGGCGAGATGGTCCGTCTGCGGAGCGACCAGGCGCAGGTCGCCGAAACCGAAGTTCATCATCGCCCGGCAGACCGAGCCGATATTGAGCGCGCCCTGCGGCTCAACCAGAACAATACTGATATGGTCCAGATTCATAGGCGCGCATTATATCCGGATTTTCTCGCAAAAAGGAACCCATCTGTCAAAAAAAGTCACTGCCTGGTCGCTATTTGAAAAGGTTGCAGTCCTCCCGCAGCGCAAAGGCGCCCTGAATCCCTCGCAATCAATCCCCACTGGATGGCTGCAGGCCGAAAACCCCTTGGCACACCCATTGCAGTGACTGCTACGTGCGAAACAGGTGACGCCAACAGGTTGAACCAAGGGCATTTTCGCCAATCCACCGATGAGTTAAACACTGGCTGACACTCCCCCAGGGCGGTCGGCCGACTTTCCAGCCAAAAGGTCTGCCATGACTAGAAAAGCGCTTCAGCTCCTTACGGTTTTGCTTCTCGCTTGTGTTGTCCTCCCTTGCCCGGTCCTTGCCAAGACCCTGACCCTTGCCTGGGATGCCAATACCGAAGCTGACGTGATTGGCTACAAGCTCTACTACAAGGCCGATTCCTCAGTTGAACCCCTCAACGGGACTGGAGCGCTCGAAGGCCCTTCCCCCATCAATGTCGGCCAAGCAACAACGGCCACCCTCACCGGCCTGGCCGATGACCGGATTCACTACATCACCGTAACCGCCTATAACTCCAACGGTCAGGAAAGCACCTATTCCAACGTCGTTGCCAGCGCCGCCATCACCACCGACGATTCCGGTACCGTCGACAACGGCGGCGTCAGCGACGGCAATACTGGCGTCGACAATACCTGGCAGCCGCTCCTCTGGTATCCCGCCAACGGCGCCATCGCCGAGTCCGTCCCCGTCCAGATCGACTGGGAACCCCTGCCGGCCGGGTCGCAAGCGACTTTTACCCTTTACTACGGGACCGATCCCTACCTCGGCGCGAACATTGTGGCCGCCAATACCGTCAACCCTCTGGACACGCCGGCCCTGCTGGCCGGGGTCTTCTTCTTCGGCGGCGTCGGCCTGGCCACCCGGCGGCGCCGGCTGCTGCTGATGCTCATGCTGACCCTGCTGGCCGCCGGTCCTCTGCTGAACGGTTGCGGCGGCGGGGGCAGCTCCTCGGGCTCGGCGACGCCGGTGAACGTCGGCGACAGCTCCACCACCCCCCTGCCAGGCACCGCCGCTGTCCGGGTGTTTGAAGGTCTTGAAGACAACTCCTTCATCGCCGGGGACCTGCAGGCCGGCACCACCTATTACTGGAAGGTCGTGGCCGTCGACGGACAGACCCGCGTGGAAAGCGACATCTACAGCTTCACCACCAAGGCCAACTGAGAATTTAGCCAGGTCATTATTTACCACCGAGAACGCTGAGGGCGCAGAGAGATCCTTGAAATTATCAAGGATTTCGCTGCGCCCTCGGTTTTTTTAGTAAAAGGACCGACTTAACCCGCCGGGTGGTGCAGCTTGTGCTTTTTCATCAGGTCGTACAGGGTCGGGCGGCTGACGCCGAGTTCTTCGGCAGCCCTGACGACATTTCCCTCCTGCCGCTCGAGAACCCCGGCCAACAGGTCCCGCTCCAGTTGGTCCCGTGCCTCGCGCAGAGTGAGGCCGGTGACGCTGGCTAGCCCTGCAGGCGGCCCGGAGGCCGGCGCCAGCCCCAGGTCCTTCACCTCGAGCATCGGCCCCTCGGCCATGATGACCGCCCGCTTGACCTTGTTTTCCAACTCGCGCACATTTCCCGGCCAGCCGTAGTTCCGCAGGGCATCCAGAGCCGCGGCACTGAAGCCTCGCACCCGCTTGCGGAAAGCATCGCTGAAACGACGCAGGAACAGGGTGGCAAGGAGAATGACGTCCTCTCCCCGCTGGCGCAAGGGAGGGAGGTTGAGGGTGATCACCCCGATCCGGTAGAAGAGGTCTTCCCGGAAGCTGCCGGCGTCGATGGCCTTGACGATGTCGACATTGGTAGCGACGACGATCCGGGCATCGACCTGGAGGTTCTCCCGGCCGCCGACCCGCTGGATGACCTGATCCTGAAGAAAACGCAGCAGCTTGACCTGCAGGATGGTCGGCAATTCACCGATCTCGTCGAGGAACAGGGTTCCCTTGTCCGCGTACTCGAACTTCCCCTGCACCCGGGCCTGGGCGCCGGTGAACGCCCCCTTCTCATGGCCGAAAAGCTCGGCTTCCAGCAGGTTCTCCGGAATGGCGCCGCAGTTGATCGGGATGAAGGGGCCGTCCCGCCGCAGACTCTCGCGGTGGAGCGCCCGGGCCACCATCTCCTTGCCGGTTCCGCTCTCCCCAAGAATCAGCACCGGCACATCGCTGGTCGCCACCTTGCGGATGGTGGCGAAGACCTCCAGCATCTGCGGGCTCTGCCCGAAAATCCCCAGAAACCCCGAACTCTCACCTTCCAGTTCAGCCTGCAGCCGCCGGTTCTCCGCCTCCAGTCCCGCCAGGTGGAAGGCGCGCTGGAGCATCACCTGAAGCTCGGTGAGCTCGATGGGTTTGGCGTAGAAGTCGTAGGCCCCCGATTGCAGTGCTCTGAGGGCATGCTCCCGCTCTCCCCGGCCGGTGAGCACGATGACCTTGGTCTGCGGCGCCAGGCCCAGCATCTCCTCCAGGCAGCGAAACCCTTCCGCCACTCCCTCCTCGTCCGGGGGGAGGCCCAGGTCCAGGGTCACCACCGGCGGCCGATGCTTTCTGAACAGGCTCAACGCCTCGGCAACATCCTCGGCAAGCAGGATGGAGTAGTCCTTGCCGAGACTCCACTTGAGCTGCTTGCGGATTTCGGCGTTGTCGTCGATTATGAGCAGCTTATTCATGGATAACCCTCATCCTTCATCCTTCATCCCTCATCCTTGCTCCTGCGGAAGCCAGACCGTAAACTCCGTCCCCTCCCCTACGGCGCTTTTCACCTCGATGCGCCCGCCATGCGCCTCGACGACCTGCCGGCACTGGTAAAGGCCGATGCCGAAGCCCTTTTTCTTGGTGGTCGCGAACGGCTTGAAGAGCCGCTCGCGGATAAATTCCGCCGACATGCCGCATCCCTGGTCGCGGCAACGGATGAAGGCCATGCCGTTGCTCCCCACCTCCAGGTGCACCGGCCCATGGCCGGCGGTCGCATCGAGGGCATTGAGCAGCAGATTCTGCACCACCTTGGCGACTTCGGAGCGGTCGACCAGGCAGTTGACCGGCCCGCCGGCCACCGTAATGCCCGCCTTCGGGACTTCCGCGACGGTCGCCGCCACCAGGGTTGAAAGCTCACAGCTGGCCAGTTCGAGGCGGGTCTTTTTTTCGAAATTCTTCAGCCGCTCGATCAGCCCCTTCATGCGCTGGACGCTGTTGTCGAGGGTCTCCAGCATGTCTCTCTGGAACTCGGGGTCGTCCATGTAGTTGCGGGCGTTCTCCACCACCAGAGCCAGATTCGACACCGAGTTCTTCAAGTCGTGCATGACAAACGCGGACACCTTGCCGATGGCCGCCATCTCCCGGGCCGTAGAAAGCTGCTCGGCGAATTTGAGGTTGAGCAGGGCCGAAGTCGCCTGCCGGGCCATCACCTTCATCAGATCGAAATCTTCGTAAATGAACAGCTCGCCCGGGTCGATCGGGGGACCGAGCAGAACAAAGCCTTCCAAAGCTTCTTCGAAGAGCAGAGGGACGCCGAAGCGAATCGCCTGGCCCTTAAAAACAGCGGGGATTTCTGACAGAACGTCAGGCCGCTCCTCCCGGCAGTAGACCCAGCGATGCTGTTCGAGATAGGCCACCAGCGGGTGATCCTTCTGCATGTCGTCCATTGGCGACAGTTCATGGACCGTCACACACCGGAAGTCGCTCCCTTCTGCCGACCGCAGAAACAAGGCAGCCC of Desulfuromonadales bacterium contains these proteins:
- a CDS encoding RNA methyltransferase, yielding MNLDHISIVLVEPQGALNIGSVCRAMMNFGFGDLRLVAPQTDHLADEARRMAVKAGRLLEAATVFPDLPSALADCQLALGTTRRFGKYREDFLHPDEAARQLLPWTEKGRVALVFGREDKGLHTAELDLCQRFITIPTSDELPSMNLAQAVTLCLYETAKARGEAAGKSTGRKRLATGKVLEGMYGHMKRTLLEIGFLDPQNPEHILHTFRRIFGRAGLNDREVRILHGLWSRLDWIEGERKKAEDGKQK
- a CDS encoding fibronectin type III domain-containing protein — its product is MTRKALQLLTVLLLACVVLPCPVLAKTLTLAWDANTEADVIGYKLYYKADSSVEPLNGTGALEGPSPINVGQATTATLTGLADDRIHYITVTAYNSNGQESTYSNVVASAAITTDDSGTVDNGGVSDGNTGVDNTWQPLLWYPANGAIAESVPVQIDWEPLPAGSQATFTLYYGTDPYLGANIVAANTVNPLDTPALLAGVFFFGGVGLATRRRRLLLMLMLTLLAAGPLLNGCGGGGSSSGSATPVNVGDSSTTPLPGTAAVRVFEGLEDNSFIAGDLQAGTTYYWKVVAVDGQTRVESDIYSFTTKAN
- the rlmD gene encoding 23S rRNA (uracil(1939)-C(5))-methyltransferase RlmD; its protein translation is MSERLSIDALAFGGSGVGRLDGKAVFVPLTAPGDQIRCRIVQDRKRYAEAELVELLAAAPQRRAPPCPVFGDCGGCQWQHLPYGEQCNWKERIFAETLQRQAKIEASVLRPLVPAPDEWGYRSRVQFKCRQTEAGFVMGFYRRGTHYVIDVASCPIAAPRLNDVLTLFRRWLPDSSFPHLVPQVDMEVDDEGRVRVTVHALGTAAAALADYLRPLAEQAGISLFMQCGRKETLLRVCGEDALHILPLGAGSLRLAYGAGGFAQVNLEQNRQLVGEVCSAAALTGRERVLDLFCGMGNFSLPLALQAGEVVGIENYAPAIRQAEFNARANGLGRVRFQSRPAESAIREVAAMQAFDLVVLDPPRTGAYEVVRELVRLRPPRVIYVSCDPPTLARDLVPLLHGGYEVVSARPFDLFPQTYHTESVTVLRLGA
- the prsR gene encoding PEP-CTERM-box response regulator transcription factor — translated: MNKLLIIDDNAEIRKQLKWSLGKDYSILLAEDVAEALSLFRKHRPPVVTLDLGLPPDEEGVAEGFRCLEEMLGLAPQTKVIVLTGRGEREHALRALQSGAYDFYAKPIELTELQVMLQRAFHLAGLEAENRRLQAELEGESSGFLGIFGQSPQMLEVFATIRKVATSDVPVLILGESGTGKEMVARALHRESLRRDGPFIPINCGAIPENLLEAELFGHEKGAFTGAQARVQGKFEYADKGTLFLDEIGELPTILQVKLLRFLQDQVIQRVGGRENLQVDARIVVATNVDIVKAIDAGSFREDLFYRIGVITLNLPPLRQRGEDVILLATLFLRRFSDAFRKRVRGFSAAALDALRNYGWPGNVRELENKVKRAVIMAEGPMLEVKDLGLAPASGPPAGLASVTGLTLREARDQLERDLLAGVLERQEGNVVRAAEELGVSRPTLYDLMKKHKLHHPAG